CAATTGCCAGCTGCTGAAGCGCTTTTGTTTCGCTATGGGCATGTGCCACCTGAAGCCTGCTATCCTCCCCACGATCCTTTTTTGGCTTTGGCCCGATTATTGGAACCCTGTCTTGTGTTTTTGAATGCTGTTTTGGAGGCTCCGGTTTTACTGTATCAGAACAGTTTATTCCGTCGCCAGATGCCGGAAAAAAGCCCCTCTCCACCTTTGCCTTGGCATCAGGATGCGCTTTTTTTAGGCGATTTAAGCCCCGTTCTCAATCTTTGGTGCCCTTTGATGGCCTGCGGACAGGATGCGCCTGGGCTTGAAATATTTGAGGTCAATCTCAAGGAATCCTTGCGGCTCGAGCGTTTCCCAAGACGGGGTGTTCAGGCCGGGGATGCCTATGCTGATTTTTCGTTCTTGCCAGAAGAACTTGAAAGCCTGTTTCCCGGTGCTTCAAGTTGGACTCCCACCCTCAACCCCGGCGATCTGTTGGTTTTTCATGAGAAAATCCTGCACCGAACCCATTTGCAGAAAGGCATGACGCAAACGCGGATCAGCCTTGAAATGCGCTGTATCTCACACAATAAAGCCCCTCAACTTGATAGTTTGACCCTTCCCTTGAATCTGTCCTGATGCAGAATTTAGGGCGTATTTCCAAGCGTATTTTGGTGGGACCGCTTGTCAACCCTGAGCAAATGGGGGCTTGGCTTTCTCAACCTGATTTCAGAGTCTTGTATGATCCCAAATTGCTGAACCGACCGGCAGCTTGGGAGGGGCTGATTCCAGAACTTCAGCTTGAGAACTACCCCTGGCTTGCCTATCGGTATGGTCAGTGTCTCTCAGAAATTCTCACCCAGCTCGAACCCTGGCAACCAGAACTGATTCTCTGGTGGGGGTTTGCCACCTCTGTTCTGCCCCAGGGTTTAGACGCTGCGCCTTGCCCGGTTGTTTTAATTGCCTCGGACTGGCAAAGCGCTGGGGCTTTGCTCTGGGAGTGGAGAGAGCATTTTGATTTGATTCTGGGGGATCAGGCCCTGGTCAACTGGTTGCAATCCAGAGGCTTTACACGTTGCGCCTGGTGGCCTTCCTATGGGTTTTCTCCAGCGCGTTTTTATCCAGGAGCAGAGACCAAGTGCTGGGATTTGACCTATGTCGGAAGCCTTAACCCAGACAGTCATCCCGAACGTTTGCTCTATCTGAAAACATTGAGTGTACTCTCCAGGCAATACCGTGTTTGTTTTCGCAATCAGATTGTGGGTGAAGACTACCGTCGCTTGCTTTCGCAAAGCCGTCTGGTCTTTAATCATGCCTTGCGGGGAGAAATGAATCTCAGGGCCTATGAAGCTTCAGCCTGTGGAGCCGTGGTTTTGCAAGAAGCTGGTAATTTAGAGATCCGTCGCTTTTTAACGCCTGGAGAGAGTTGTTTGCTCTATGAGCCCTCACAATTGCTTGCACAGGTAAAGGGCTGGCTCCAACAACCTGAACTTTTGGATTCAATCTCCAAACGGGCTGCCCAGGCCATTCTCAACCATACATACGAGCAGCAATTTGAACGTCTTTTGAATCTCTTGCCGAATTATTTGAAACAGCATCGGCGTGCTCCTCTGCGTTTAGCAAGCAATTTACAGGGCCAACTTGAACTCTTACAGGCTTTTCAGCCTGCTGTGGTTGCACAGCAGCCCGAGCTGATCCGCGAAAAGTTAAAGCTTCAGGCTCAGCCCTTGCCGCCGATCTTGGCCTGTTTAGGCTTAAGTTTAGGAACCGATCGGGATGCTGCCTATTCTGCACTTGAAATGGCAGCTCTACAGAACCCTCAGGATCTGATCTTGCAGCATAATTTGGCATGGGCTGCTCGTTTTGTGCAAAAACCCAAAGCCTCGATCTTTGAGCTGATACATCACGCTCTGCAAACAAAACTTCAGCTTCCTGCTGCCGATCGGCTCGATGAATTTGTGGTATTGCCCTGCTTAGGCTCCCACCGCTTTCAGTTGGTTTGGGAACAAGCGCATCAAGCTGAAGATCGAAATCGCTTAGAACAACTTGTGTACTGGAACCTTCTGCGACTGAAAGCGGAAGTGGCGCTTGAAAACGAAGACTGGGTAACCTCACTCCAGGCTTTGGAACAAGCCCAAGAAAGGCCTCAGATGCCTGAAACTCTTTGCTTTCCCATGGCCATGATTTACTTGCGCCTTCAGGAGCATGCACGTGCCTTGCAAGCATTCGCAAGAAGTGTCAGTCTGAATCCTTCCTCAAGAATAGCCTGGAAATATTTGATTCAACTCAGTTTAAAACTTGAGCCCGTCAATGCCCGTCGTGAAAAGTTGGCAGAACTGATTGATTGGGCGGAAGCGGTTGCCTGGAGAGATGGGCTGCCACAATGGCATGCTCTGTATGAACAATTGAAAATAGAAACGGTCACTGAACCAGGAAATTAAACTTGAGCAAAAATTTGAGCTGTATCCAGCAGCAAAGCCACTTCTCCATTGGCCAGTACGGTGGCGCCTGAAAACATATCCGCTCCCCTGCGCTTGTCATGGTTGTTGCTAAAGGGTTTTAAGACCAATTCTTCTTGCCCCAGGAGTTCATCTACGAGAATACCCAGACGTTGACTTCCCCGTTTGATGACGATCATCCAAAAATCTTCTTTTTCAAAGCCAAGCGCTTTGACCTGATCCCCTTGGGGATTGATAAAATCAGCAAGAATAACCAAGGGAATATAATGCCCGTTAAAATAATAAACTTCTTTACCCGCTTGGGTTTCAATTTCTGAGGTGTAAATTTCTGTTACGGTATCTACTTGATCCTGTCCAATTGCAAAGAAGTCGCCTCTGTCGCTGACCAGAAAGGCATTCAACATGGTCATTTGAGAGGGAATCCGAATCGAATAGGTGGTTCCCTGACCGCGGGTGGATTGAATGCGAATTTCGCCACCGAGACTCTCAATCTGGGTGCGAACAGCATCCATACCTACGCCTCGCCCTGAAATATCAGTCGCAGTATCCTGGGTCGATAATCCAGGGGCAAAAACAAGGCGCAGAGCTTGTTCCTGAGACATTTGCAGTGCAGACTGTTCAGAGACGATTCCCCGCTCAACAGCTTTATAGCGTAATTTATCGGTATCAATGCCTTTTCCATCGTCTCGTACGTCAACGCGCAAAACGTCATTTTCATAACTGGCCTGTAAGGCGATCAGGCCCTTGGCAGGTTTGCCTCTGCGCAAACGCTCTTCGGGCTTTTCAAGACCATGATCGGCTGCGTTGCGAATCATATGCATCAAGGCATTACCCAGTTCATCAATCAGGGTACGATCCATTTCCAGCTCCCGGCCATCCATGGTGAGTTCAATCTCTTTGCCCAATGAGCGTGAAAGATCGCGAATCATACGTGGAAAGCGATTAAAGACCTGTTCAACAGACACCATTTGAAGTTGAATACTGAGGGAGTGTAAGGCGGTGGCTACTGAGCCCAAACTAAAGAGATGGGTGTCCATATTGGCAATATTTTGGCTGCGAATGGCATGTGAAAACTCGGCACGACACAGCACCAGTTCATCAACCAATTGCATGAGTTGTTCAAGTTTTCCAGCATCGACTCTGACCAAAGGTGAGGTTCTGGTTCCTGCCTGGCGAGTTTGGGCGGGTGACTGTTCTGTAACGAAGTGTTCCGGCGGACGGGTGGGTAAATCAATCACTGAATGACTGCTTTGGGCCATGGGTTTGGTTAGCGGGGTTTTGTCTCTGGGCAGCTCAATGATATTATTGACCTGGGTTTTGGGGGCTAAAAGCTCGTCTGCCACATAAAGGGCCTGAATTTCGAGAGAGTCTTTTATTTCAGGTATTTCAAGAATGGCAGAACGAATTTCATCGGCTTCATGTTGGCTTACCAAAATCAGACTGAAAAAATTGCCAAACCGTTCTTCTTCAAGCTCAATCACGGGGGGATCGGCTTTAATGATTTCACCGTATTTTTCGAGTGAACGAAAAATTAAAGTTGCGCGTGCAGCTTTTAAAACGACATTTGGAAAGAGTTTTATCCCGAATAAAATTGCACCGTAGCCGAGTTTTTTTGCTTCCCGTAAGACATTGAGCTCAAACTCATTTAATTCGGGCATCGCGAAGGGATCTTGGCTTTCCAATTTAGGGGGGGATTGGGCTGTATAGATGGTTTCTCCCAATAAATTCACGGTGCGAAGTGCTTCCACTTCAGAGACTGAGTTTACTTCGTTTTCAATATATTCATTGTCATGGGGGGTGACCAGGCTGATAATAAAACAGTTCTGAAAATTTCCTGCCAGCAAATCGTTGAGTTCAGGAATGGTTTTGATCACTTCGCTGTTTTGCTTGAGTTTATGCAGGATCAGTTGTGTGCGCACAGATTTCATTTGGCAGTTTTCAGCCAGTTGAATACGCAACTCAAAGCAGTTTTTTCCATATTTTGAAGCTTGAAGAATTTTTTCGCTTTCGCTGTCGGTATAGGCATGTTGCCAATCTTTAGACCAGTAAGGATCCTCTTCCTCTCCTGTTCCAGTTAGGGAAGGCTGTGATTGGCCTTGGGCAGAACATTCAGCCAGATGCGCGAAGAGATAGCTGAGATCTTGGGGGGTCGCTTGCTCTGGTTGACTGACATTGCCAATCAGCAGATCCAAACCATCGACACAGGCAAAGAGCAAGTCCATGATGCGGTCATTCAAGCGAATCGTGTGATTTCTTAGCTCGTCGAGCAGGCTTTCCATTTCATGGCTTAATTGTGAAATTTCTTCAAAATAGGGAAACTCCACCAGGGTGGCGGCCATGCCCTTAATCGTATGAATGCTTCTGAAGATCTCATTTAAGACAGCCGAATTATCCGGCGAGTTTTCCAAAACCAGCAAGGAATCACTGCATTGCTGGAGATGCAAACGCGCCTCATCGATAAATAATCCTACGTATTGAGAAAGATCCATGTTACCAACGGTTTAATGTGTCCATCATAGCATGCAAAGCAAATCCTATTTTTTTCATTAAGTCACTAAAAGCGCCAATTGACGCGTCTCTTCGACTTTTTTTTGTAAATTGGGCAGCAATCTTTCCAGGTGGGATTCCTGAATACCCAAGACCTTATGAATGATGTTTGCATGCTCACGAAAGGTGACAAGGGCTTGATTTTTTTTATCCTCTCTTAACATCGCTGCCAAAAGATTCGCGGTCGCAACCAAAGTCGGAAGCAAGGCGGGTATTTCATTTTCAAGTAAAGCTTCAAAACTGTGGTGTCTTTTGATCGATTCTACCAAGAGCGGGGGGAAGTTCCAACGCTCAGCCAAGGCAGCCCCAATCTCAGCATGGTTAAACCCCAAGATTTTATTTTCGGCCTCATACAAGTGAATTTTGGTGTTGAGATGAAGATTGGTGGCCTTATACACTTCAGGTAAAGCGTATTGGTTCAGTACAATTTTGCCAATATCGTGAATCAAGCCTGCAATAAAGCATTCTTCGGGTTCATGGTGTTTGAGATTTAAGGCCAGAGAGCGTGAAATTTCGGCACTTGCGATTGAATGTTCCCAAAACTCACCTGCGTTTAGTTTATAGCCCAAGAGGCCTTTGTTCAGTGTGCTCTGCGTAGTAATCATCAGAACCAGACTTTTGACGGAGCTAAACCCTACAATCATCACGGCCTCAGAAATCGTTGTCACTTTGCGTGACAGACCATAAAAGGCTGAATTACAGAGTCGCAGGACCTTTGCTGTCAGGGCTTGATCAGAGCTGATGACTTCGGCGAGTTTACCTACATCTGTATCGGGATCATTCAACAATTGAATGGCGCGCATGGCCGTTTGAGGAACCTCGGGCAATTCATCCACCCGATTCAAAATATTCCTGATAGAGAGTTCTCTCACGGTTTGCCCATCTTTTGCTTTTGGTAAAAATATGAAGATAAACGATTGTAACCAATCTCATGGGCCTGAATCAACTGTTCAGCCCCGCCCACAAAAAGCACGCCACCCTCACGAAGGGATGAGTAAAACTGTTGATAAACGCGGGTTTTTGCTTCTTTGGTAAAGTATATCATTACATTGCGGCAGGCGATGAGATCAAATTGTAGGGGATAATCATCTGTTAAAAGATCGTGGTGAATAAAGTGAACTTTTTCCCGCCACTTTTGTTTAAAAACATAGGCATTGGCTTTGTTTTCATCCAGGCAAGGATCAAAAAAAGTGGAGAGGTCTTTTTTGCTCACATGTTGAAGCAAATCGGGTAAAAATACGCCTTTCCGCGCACGTTCTAAAGCATCCCGATCGATATCGCTTGCAAGAAAATGGCAGTGATCGGCTGCTCCCAGATGTTCGAGGATCATCAAGAGGGAATAAATTTCTGCCCCGATCGAACTGCCTGCACTCCAAATTCTGAGCCGGGGCCTTCGTGAAAGCAGTTCAGGTAAAATTTTGTTTTGAATTTCCTGAAAACGTTCGGCATTTCTAAAAAACTCTGAAACATTGATCGAGAGTCCATCTAAAAATTTGCGCAATTCATTTGAATTTTGTTTGAAATATATCAGCAGTTCAGCTAAATTTTGGGAATGGGTTGTGTGTAAGATTTCCTGAAGTCGCCGATCAATTTGGATATGTTGGTAATTATCCAGATTATAACCAGAAAGCTGATGAAACTCACGTTTAAAATGCGTCAACTCGGGATCAGAATGTGGCTGCATGCCCCGGCCCTTTCCTTGAGCACTTTTGGACCGGGTAAAAAACAAGCAGGCTTCATCGTGCAACTCGACTGAAAAGCAGAATCTCTTCTTTGATATCACTCAGTTTGAGTGCCAGGCCGATTTTGAATGTTTCGGCTTCATTTTGGGCATCTTTGACCCAAAGTGCATGGGATTTAAGATAGAAATCTGGGGTCTGAATATTTGCTGGGATATGTAGGAAATCCCGCACGGATTGAGGACTGAGTTGATAGGCTTGATTGAGATCCAGCAAGGCACGGTTTGTGCATTCTTTGAGCTGAATCAAGGCACACCCGCGCTGTAATAAAGCCATGGCTTGAAAATCAGGATC
The sequence above is drawn from the bacterium (Candidatus Blackallbacteria) CG13_big_fil_rev_8_21_14_2_50_49_14 genome and encodes:
- a CDS encoding hydrolase is translated as MDELPEVPQTAMRAIQLLNDPDTDVGKLAEVISSDQALTAKVLRLCNSAFYGLSRKVTTISEAVMIVGFSSVKSLVLMITTQSTLNKGLLGYKLNAGEFWEHSIASAEISRSLALNLKHHEPEECFIAGLIHDIGKIVLNQYALPEVYKATNLHLNTKIHLYEAENKILGFNHAEIGAALAERWNFPPLLVESIKRHHSFEALLENEIPALLPTLVATANLLAAMLREDKKNQALVTFREHANIIHKVLGIQESHLERLLPNLQKKVEETRQLALLVT
- a CDS encoding chemotaxis protein CheR, producing the protein MHDEACLFFTRSKSAQGKGRGMQPHSDPELTHFKREFHQLSGYNLDNYQHIQIDRRLQEILHTTHSQNLAELLIYFKQNSNELRKFLDGLSINVSEFFRNAERFQEIQNKILPELLSRRPRLRIWSAGSSIGAEIYSLLMILEHLGAADHCHFLASDIDRDALERARKGVFLPDLLQHVSKKDLSTFFDPCLDENKANAYVFKQKWREKVHFIHHDLLTDDYPLQFDLIACRNVMIYFTKEAKTRVYQQFYSSLREGGVLFVGGAEQLIQAHEIGYNRLSSYFYQKQKMGKP